The following coding sequences lie in one Cannabis sativa cultivar Pink pepper isolate KNU-18-1 chromosome 5, ASM2916894v1, whole genome shotgun sequence genomic window:
- the LOC115716946 gene encoding uncharacterized protein LOC115716946 codes for MSLSLLPISPSSFHSLTLSTTNTLLPSSSSSSYSFLSFSRLRKLSFCHSFTPKQDGVSHFDDDDEEEEEVLVALKQEEANVLELTDGSSSSLLPDKWDVLGLGQAMVDFSGMVDDEFLEKLGLEKGIRKVVNHEERGRVLRAMDGCSYKAAAGGSLSNTLVALARLGNNKPIGGPPPPPPPLNVALVGSVGSDPLGSFYRAKLRRANVNFLSEPIKDGTTGTVIVLTTPDAQRTMLSYQGTSSTINFDPCLAKIISNTKILVVEGYLFELPDTIKTIKKACEQACRSGSLVAITASDVSCIERHYDEFWEIVGNYADIIFANNDEAKALCDFSSEESPVSAARYLSHFVPLVSVTDGPRGSYIGVKGEAVYIPPSPCVPVDTCGAGDAYASGILYGLLRGMSDLKRMGGLAARIAATVVGQQGTRLRVQDAVKLAECFAFHLDNSSSNSTGNIQSDFGSDHISSC; via the exons ATGTCTCTCTCCCTTCTTCCCATTTCACCTTCTTCTTTTCATTCCCTTACACTTTCCACCACCAACACCCTTCTTccctcttcctcttcttcttcttattctttcCTCAGCTTTAGCAGACTAAGAAAGCTCTCATTTTGTCATAGCTTCACTCCTAAACAAGATGGAGTTTCCcattttgatgatgatgatgaagaagaagaagaagtattAGTAGCTTTGAAACAAGAAGAAGCTAATGTGTTGGAATTGACAGATGGgtcttcttcctctctcttaCCTGACAAATGGGATGTTTTGGGTCTTGGCCAAGCCATG GTGGATTTTTCTGGGATGGTGGATGATGAGTTTTTGGAGAAGTTGGGACTGGAAAAGGGGATAAGGAAGGTTGTGAATCATGAAGAGAGAGGAAGAGTTTTGAGGGCAATGGATGGTTGTAGCTACAAGGCTGCAGCTGGTGGCTCACTTTCCAACACTTTGGTTGCCTTGGCAAGGCTTGGTAATAACAAGCCCATTGGGggtcctcctcctcctcctcctcctctcaATGTTGCCTTGGTTGGAAGTGTTGGTAGTGATCCTTTGGGTAGCTTCTACAG GGCGAAATTGCGTCGAGCAAATGTCAACTTTCTTTCCGAACCAATCAAGGATGGTACGACTGGGACGGTGATAGTTCTCACAACTCCAGATGCCCAACGAACTATGTTATCGTATCAG GGTACATCTTCGACCATTAACTTTGATCCGTGCCTAGCTAAGATAATTTCGAATACAAAGATACTTGTCGTTGAAGGATACCTATTCGAGCTTCCTGACACaattaaaacaataaagaaAGCATGCGAGCAAGCATGCCGGAGTGGTTCCCTTGTTGCCATCACAGCATCGGATGTTTCTTGCATTGAGAGACACTACGATGAATTCTG GGAAATCGTTGGCAACTACGCAGACATCATATTTGCAAACAACGATGAAGCTAAAGCATTATGTGATTTTTCATCAGAAGAAAGTCCAGTTTCAGCTGCAAGATATCTAAGCCATTTTGTACCTCTAGTCTCAGTAACCGATGGACCAAGAGGATCCTACATCGGTGTGAAAGGAGAAGCTGTATATATCCCCCCTTCTCCATGCGTACCGGTGGACACTTGTGGTGCAGGCGATGCATACGCCTCTGGCATTTTGTACGGTCTATTACGAGGGATGTCTGACTTGAAAAGAATGGGCGGTCTAGCTGCTCGAATAGCTGCCACTGTCGTTGGACAACAAGGTACTCGTCTTAGAGTTCAAGATGCAGTAAAGTTAGCCGAGTGTTTTGCATTCCATCTCGACAATTCAAGTTCAAATTCCACTGGTAATATTCAGTCAGATTTCGGGTCAGATCATATATCAAGCTGCTAG
- the LOC115716763 gene encoding uncharacterized protein LOC115716763 isoform X2 has protein sequence MEEDTANSNTSSTTSTTTNKDYYKVLEVDYDATDETIRMSYRRLALKWHPDKHKNDSAITAKFQEINEAYSVLSDPAKRLEYDYTGIYEIDKYTLREYLARFKGMILTCNGLGISQTSLW, from the exons ATGGAGGAAGACACTGCTAATAGTAATACTTCTTCTACTACTTCCACTACTACAAACAAG GATTACTACAAAGTGTTGGAGGTTGATTATGATGCAACTGATGAGACAATCAGAATGAGTTACAGAAGGCTTGCTTTG AAATGGCATCCTGATAAGCACAAGAATGACAGTGCTATTACAGCAAAGTTTCAAGAGATTAATGAAGCTTACAGTG TGTTAAGTGATCCAGCCAAGCGATTGGAGTATGATTATACTGGAATTTATGAGATTGATAAGTATACTCTTAGG GAATATCTTGCAAGATTCAAAGGAATGATACTTACATGCAATGGCCTTGGTATTAGTCAAACATCACTATGGTAA
- the LOC115716763 gene encoding uncharacterized protein LOC115716763 isoform X1 yields MEEDTANSNTSSTTSTTTNKDYYKVLEVDYDATDETIRMSYRRLALKWHPDKHKNDSAITAKFQEINEAYSVLSDPAKRLEYDYTGIYEIDKYTLREYLARFKGMILTCNGLGISQTSLWTQQLKEEEGIEKNVDNIYKP; encoded by the exons ATGGAGGAAGACACTGCTAATAGTAATACTTCTTCTACTACTTCCACTACTACAAACAAG GATTACTACAAAGTGTTGGAGGTTGATTATGATGCAACTGATGAGACAATCAGAATGAGTTACAGAAGGCTTGCTTTG AAATGGCATCCTGATAAGCACAAGAATGACAGTGCTATTACAGCAAAGTTTCAAGAGATTAATGAAGCTTACAGTG TGTTAAGTGATCCAGCCAAGCGATTGGAGTATGATTATACTGGAATTTATGAGATTGATAAGTATACTCTTAGG GAATATCTTGCAAGATTCAAAGGAATGATACTTACATGCAATGGCCTTGGTATTAGTCAAACATCACTATG GACACAGCAATTAAAGGAAGAAGAAGGTATTGAGAAGAATGtggataatatatataaaccatAA
- the LOC115716761 gene encoding putative gamma-glutamylcyclotransferase At3g02910 yields the protein MVTEKKMVSEKEKMVKLIFTYGTLKQGFSNHVLLQDLITTGDALFIGNYKTHLNYPLVCGPYRVPFLINLPGSGQKVIGELYAVSSSGLSRLDELEGITRSHYQRLPIQLSPLDHQDDDGVVLTAGEAYFAHSSYAGKLWNKNGRQGLVGYTEEVARGYVKRKDRPQDRTFMDHIRSFLESQ from the coding sequence ATGGTGACAGAGAAGAAAATGGtttcagagaaagagaaaatGGTGAAATTGATCTTCACCTACGGAACATTGAAGCAAGGATTCTCCAACCATGTCCTCTTACAAGATCTAATCACAACAGGAGACGCTCTCTTCATCGGAAACTACAAAACCCATCTCAATTACCCTCTTGTTTGCGGTCCATACAGAGTTCCTTTTCTCATCAACCTTCCCGGCTCCGGTCAAAAAGTCATCGGAGAATTGTACGCAGTTTCATCCTCCGGCTTATCTCGATTAGATGAACTCGAGGGCATCACTCGTTCTCATTACCAAAGACTCCCAATTCAATTATCACCGTTGGATCATCAAGATGATGATGGTGTTGTTCTCACCGCCGGTGAGGCTTATTTCGCTCATTCTAGCTACGCCGGTAAGCTTTGGAACAAGAATGGACGACAAGGGTTGGTTGGGTATACAGAGGAGGTGGCTCGTGGGTATGTCAAACGGAAAGATAGGCCTCAAGATCGAACCTTTATGGATCATATTCGTTCTTTTTTAGAATCTCagtaa
- the LOC115717628 gene encoding uncharacterized protein LOC115717628 has translation MDDDHDQEPTPTVREIKPKSRRIMGGGRPEDKHEETLEEEEELIRRRSSSKWPPWIKPLLQTRFFVPCKIHVDSHKSECNMFCLDCLHLGALCSLCLSSSHSNHNTIQIRRSSYHDVIRVSEIQKHVDISGVQTYIINSARIVFLNERPQPRPGKGVTNTCLVCHRTLLDSFSFCSLACKIVGRKKKRGGDGYEVEEEEGEVENESGGSSSSNISNYFNNNRRSNKMSSLKGTTTGLSYRSNGKRRKGIPHRAPMGGLLIHF, from the exons ATGGATGATGATCATGATCAAGAACCTACTCCAACAGTCAGAGAAATCAAACCCAAAAGCAGAAGAATCATG GGAGGAGGAAGACCAGAAGATAAACATGAAGAAacacttgaagaagaagaagaattgaTTAGAAGAAGAAGTAGTAGTAAATGGCCTCCATGGATTAAACCATTACTTCAAACAAGATTCTTTGTTCCTTGTAAAATCCATGTTGATTCACACAAGAGTGAATGTAATATGTTCTGCTTGGATTGCTTACACCTTGGTGCCCTTTGCTCTCTATGTCTCTCTTCTTCTCATTCAAACCACAACACCATTCAG ATAAGGAGGTCTTCTTACCATGATGTGATAAGAGTATCAGAGATTCAGAAACATGTGGATATAAGTGGAGTACAAACATACATAATCAACAGTGCAAGGATTGTGTTCTTGAATGAAAGGCCTCAACCTAGGCCTGGTAAAGGTGTCACCAATACATGCCTTGTTTGTCACAGAACACTACTTGATTCATTCTCTTTCTGCTCTCTTGCTTGCAAG ATTGTTGGGAGAAAGAAGAAAAGGGGTGGTGATGGTTATGAagtggaagaagaagaaggtgagGTTGAAAATGAGTCTGGTGGGAGTAGTAGCAGCAATATCAGCAACTACTTTAACAACAATAGAAGAAGTAATAAGATGAGTAGTTTAAAGGGTACAACAACTGGTTTAAGTTATAGAAGTAATGGGAAGAGAAGAAAGGGAATCCCTCATAGAGCTCCCATGGGAGGTCTTCTCATTCACTTTTGA